From the Chitinophaga lutea genome, one window contains:
- a CDS encoding endonuclease domain-containing protein, protein MKSRFTISDLKASKAADLNQNLLQELEGKKPGKKKPLPPGDCEQVRWMWGQLAWFAITENIDVVREHRFHQVRRWRFDFALPAYKIGIEYEGLNSEKSGHTTLLGYTGDAEKYNEAQALGWRVIRFTVKNYKTVLTELKKHL, encoded by the coding sequence ATGAAGTCACGTTTCACCATATCAGACCTGAAAGCCAGTAAGGCCGCGGACTTAAACCAGAATCTCCTGCAGGAACTGGAGGGCAAAAAGCCCGGAAAGAAAAAGCCGCTTCCACCCGGCGACTGCGAGCAAGTCCGGTGGATGTGGGGGCAGCTGGCGTGGTTTGCCATTACGGAGAATATAGATGTCGTTCGCGAGCACCGGTTTCATCAAGTCCGCCGCTGGCGATTCGACTTCGCGCTACCGGCCTACAAGATAGGAATCGAGTACGAGGGCCTGAACAGCGAAAAATCAGGACATACAACTCTTCTTGGGTACACGGGCGACGCGGAAAAATACAATGAGGCCCAGGCGCTCGGCTGGCGGGTGATCAGGTTCACCGTAAAAAACTACAAAACTGTTTTAACTGAACTTAAAAAGCATTTATGA